In Bacteroidia bacterium, a genomic segment contains:
- the rfaD gene encoding ADP-glyceromanno-heptose 6-epimerase, producing MILITGAAGFIGSYLVGYLNSQGRDDLLLVDDFSRKDKQGNLNNKKFKTAIEREELFTFLENQNPDLDMVFHLGARTDTTEKEVSIFNHLNLEYSKKIWNYCTVTKTPLVYASSAATYGLGEWGFIDSDEVTKKLKPLNPYGDSKQQFDLWVLERKEYPPFWAGLKFFNVYGPNEYHKGRMASVPLHIFHTLKSDKEVKLFRSHKEGIKDGEQQRDFIYVKDLAKVCWFLFLHQSHSGIYNLGTGKARTFLDLAKACFSALNMEPQIAFIDTPEDIRETYQYFTEASMEKLKSIGYLDTFTELEDGIAEYYQKFLGVGNYF from the coding sequence ATGATACTAATTACAGGTGCTGCAGGCTTTATTGGAAGTTATTTGGTAGGGTATTTAAACTCCCAAGGGCGAGATGACTTATTACTGGTTGATGATTTCTCCAGGAAAGACAAACAAGGCAATTTGAATAATAAAAAGTTTAAGACTGCTATTGAACGCGAAGAGCTATTTACCTTCCTGGAGAACCAAAATCCGGATCTGGACATGGTATTTCACTTAGGCGCCAGAACGGATACCACTGAAAAAGAAGTAAGCATCTTCAACCACCTTAATTTAGAATATTCCAAAAAAATTTGGAACTATTGCACTGTAACCAAAACACCATTAGTTTATGCATCATCTGCGGCAACTTATGGATTAGGCGAATGGGGATTTATTGATTCCGATGAAGTTACAAAAAAATTAAAACCACTCAACCCTTATGGCGACTCAAAGCAGCAGTTTGATCTTTGGGTATTGGAAAGAAAGGAATATCCACCCTTTTGGGCAGGTTTAAAATTCTTCAATGTTTATGGTCCAAACGAATACCACAAAGGAAGAATGGCTTCGGTTCCACTTCATATTTTTCACACCTTGAAGTCGGACAAAGAGGTAAAATTATTTCGTTCACACAAAGAAGGAATTAAAGATGGGGAACAACAACGGGATTTTATTTATGTAAAAGACCTGGCTAAAGTATGCTGGTTTCTTTTCTTGCATCAATCCCATTCCGGGATTTATAATTTAGGGACAGGCAAGGCACGAACATTTTTAGATTTGGCAAAAGCTTGTTTTTCAGCTCTAAATATGGAACCTCAAATCGCATTTATCGATACTCCGGAAGATATTCGGGAAACCTACCAATACTTTACTGAAGCTAGTATGGAGAAACTTAAAAGTATCGGTTACCTGGATACCTTCACCGAACTGGAAGACGGAATAGCCGAATATTATCAGAAATTCTTAGGTGTTGGTAACTATTTTTAA
- the der gene encoding ribosome biogenesis GTPase Der, producing the protein MGNIVAIVGRPNVGKSTLFNRLTGTRKAITDETAGVTRDRNYGKAEWNGIEFSVIDTGGYAEGSDDIFEAEIRKQVELAVDESNLILFIVDVNDGLNDIENTIAQLLRKSRKPVILVVNKVDNYAQASNAVEFYSLGLGEYFCISSSNGSGTGDLLDEVVKQLPVAEEEDLSGIPKITIVGRPNVGKSSMANALIGEERNIVTPIAGTTRDSIHTRYQKFGFDFMLVDTAGIRKKAKVKEDLEFFSVMRSIRAIEESDVCILMLDAKEGIEAQDLSILSLIHKNNRGLVILVNKWDLVEKDTNSTKEYEELIKSRIAPFKDVPILFVSALTKQRIHKALETAMQVYENRNRRIPGSKLNDFILPIIENSPPPAIKGKYVKIKFAAQLPMHYPAFAFFCNLPQYVNDSYKRFLENKLRSEYDFSGVPISIFMRKK; encoded by the coding sequence ATGGGAAATATAGTAGCTATTGTAGGACGACCCAATGTAGGTAAATCCACACTGTTTAACCGCTTAACAGGCACTCGCAAAGCCATTACCGATGAAACAGCCGGGGTTACCAGAGATCGTAACTATGGAAAAGCTGAATGGAATGGTATCGAATTTTCGGTTATTGATACAGGCGGTTATGCAGAAGGAAGCGACGATATTTTTGAAGCAGAAATTAGAAAACAAGTAGAACTAGCTGTTGATGAGTCTAATTTAATTTTGTTTATTGTTGATGTAAATGACGGATTAAACGATATTGAAAATACCATTGCTCAGCTTCTTCGGAAATCACGAAAACCGGTAATCCTGGTGGTAAATAAGGTCGATAACTATGCACAGGCCTCGAATGCTGTAGAATTTTACTCCTTGGGATTGGGCGAGTACTTTTGTATTTCATCTAGCAATGGAAGCGGTACCGGTGATTTGCTTGATGAAGTAGTTAAACAATTGCCTGTTGCAGAGGAAGAAGATTTAAGCGGAATTCCTAAAATTACTATTGTTGGACGACCTAATGTGGGTAAATCTTCCATGGCAAATGCACTCATTGGGGAAGAACGAAATATTGTTACTCCAATAGCCGGTACAACACGTGATAGCATTCATACCCGTTACCAAAAATTTGGGTTTGATTTTATGTTAGTTGATACTGCCGGAATTCGCAAAAAAGCCAAAGTAAAAGAAGATTTGGAGTTTTTTTCTGTCATGCGCTCCATTCGGGCAATTGAAGAAAGTGATGTTTGTATTCTTATGTTGGATGCAAAAGAAGGTATTGAAGCCCAGGATTTAAGTATTTTAAGTTTAATCCATAAAAATAACCGAGGTCTGGTTATTTTAGTTAATAAATGGGATTTGGTTGAAAAGGATACCAATTCAACTAAGGAGTACGAGGAATTAATTAAAAGCCGAATTGCGCCTTTCAAAGATGTGCCCATTTTGTTCGTTTCCGCCCTTACAAAACAGCGAATTCATAAGGCGTTGGAAACTGCTATGCAGGTGTACGAGAACCGCAATCGTCGCATTCCGGGTTCTAAATTAAACGATTTTATTTTGCCAATTATCGAAAATAGTCCACCGCCGGCAATCAAAGGAAAATATGTAAAAATCAAGTTTGCAGCTCAATTACCTATGCATTATCCTGCATTTGCTTTTTTCTGCAATTTGCCTCAGTATGTAAACGATTCTTACAAGCGTTTTTTGGAAAACAAATTGCGTAGTGAGTACGATTTTAGTGGAGTTCCAATTTCCATTTTTATGCGCAAGAAATAG
- a CDS encoding alpha/beta hydrolase translates to MKKKILLALSAILLLTLIGFPSYLAFIRKNHIYPREVAKQKFTTPNSHFLNYQGKEIHYVDEGQGFPILMIHGFMGSHHNFEKFADSLKNQFRIIRLDLPGFGMSEFFDPNHGELDLKTEYVNFFKFFIDSLHLGQFHLIGNSMGGMMSWYIAASFPQHVKSLTLLNAAGYDMLNVLDNAAPILQYPFLEPFMRRGLPPSGAKAGLLVCYYNDSLVNEQDALFNNSMHNIQGNLQNAFTIAGSGQYPDTAMIKTIQAPTLIVWGNEDEIIPVDHAQRFKKDIPHAKLLIYQQCGHVPMMEKTSELKKDFLEFIHSIPQDMALESSTTNQASKLN, encoded by the coding sequence ATGAAAAAGAAAATTCTACTTGCACTTTCAGCTATATTGCTGTTAACTCTCATTGGATTTCCATCCTACCTGGCGTTTATCCGCAAAAACCATATTTATCCCAGGGAAGTTGCTAAACAAAAATTCACCACCCCTAATTCGCATTTCTTAAATTACCAAGGCAAAGAAATTCACTATGTCGATGAAGGGCAAGGCTTCCCTATCCTGATGATTCACGGCTTTATGGGATCTCATCACAATTTTGAAAAATTTGCTGATTCCCTTAAAAATCAATTCCGTATCATTCGTTTGGATTTGCCAGGTTTTGGAATGAGCGAATTTTTCGATCCAAATCATGGTGAACTTGACCTTAAAACGGAATATGTCAACTTTTTCAAATTCTTTATCGACTCCCTTCATCTCGGTCAATTTCATCTCATAGGTAACTCCATGGGCGGAATGATGAGCTGGTACATTGCAGCAAGTTTTCCGCAACATGTCAAAAGTTTAACCTTATTAAATGCCGCCGGATATGATATGTTAAATGTACTCGACAATGCAGCTCCAATTCTTCAATACCCTTTCCTTGAACCTTTTATGCGACGCGGACTCCCTCCTTCAGGTGCTAAAGCCGGACTTTTAGTATGCTATTACAACGATAGCCTGGTCAATGAACAAGACGCTCTTTTCAACAACAGCATGCACAATATTCAGGGCAATTTACAAAACGCCTTTACCATTGCCGGTTCAGGTCAATACCCCGATACTGCTATGATTAAAACTATTCAAGCCCCTACCCTCATTGTTTGGGGAAATGAAGATGAAATTATTCCTGTTGACCATGCTCAACGGTTTAAAAAAGATATCCCTCACGCCAAATTATTGATTTACCAGCAATGCGGTCATGTGCCTATGATGGAAAAAACCTCCGAACTAAAAAAGGACTTTTTGGAATTTATTCATTCCATCCCCCAGGATATGGCTTTAGAAAGTTCCACCACAAATCAAGCTTCTAAGTTAAATTAG
- the ftcD gene encoding glutamate formimidoyltransferase, producing MTQVIECVPNFSEGRDMAIIKQITDEIESVEGVKLLNVDPGKATNRTVVTIAGAPEPVIQAAFLAIKKAAELIDMEKHKGEHPRMGATDVCPLVPIQGISMEETALYAQKLGKRVGEELGIPVYLYEAAQSNPARKNLSVIRAGEYEGFFKKIQLPEWKPDFGPTEFNSKAGGTVIGARDFLVAYNINLNTTSVRKANSIAFDVREAGRVKRIGDPVTGEVVKDEKGKPVSIPGSLKSVKAIGWFIEEYGVAQISMNLTNISVTSVHQAFDEVCKKAEERGIRVTGSELVGLIPLNSLLDAGKYFLRKQKRSVGVSEKELIKIAVKSLGLDELSPFKPEERIIEYVLSESSGKKLISMNLTEFADETASESPAPGGGSISAYVGSLGISLATMVANLSSHKRGWDERWEEFSNWAEKGQNIKDQLLKLVDEDTTAFNKIMDAFGLPKGTDEEKKERTKAIQSATKNAIEVPFQVMQLSLKSMETIKAMAEIGNPNSVTDAGVGALCARTAVIGAFMNVKINASGYSDKAYVSEILSKGNSIQAEAIRLEAEIIALVESKISSN from the coding sequence ATGACCCAAGTAATTGAATGTGTTCCGAATTTCTCTGAAGGCAGAGATATGGCAATTATAAAACAAATTACCGATGAAATTGAAAGTGTTGAAGGCGTAAAATTGCTCAATGTGGATCCGGGCAAAGCTACCAACCGGACGGTAGTTACTATTGCCGGAGCTCCGGAACCAGTAATTCAAGCAGCATTTTTGGCAATTAAGAAAGCTGCCGAATTAATTGATATGGAAAAGCATAAAGGTGAGCACCCGAGAATGGGTGCAACGGATGTTTGTCCGTTGGTACCAATTCAGGGTATTTCTATGGAAGAAACTGCCCTTTATGCGCAAAAGTTGGGGAAACGGGTAGGGGAGGAGTTGGGAATTCCGGTTTACTTGTATGAGGCGGCTCAAAGCAATCCGGCCCGAAAAAATTTATCGGTTATTCGTGCCGGAGAGTATGAAGGTTTTTTCAAAAAGATACAGTTGCCGGAGTGGAAGCCGGATTTTGGTCCAACCGAATTTAATTCGAAAGCCGGAGGAACAGTGATTGGGGCAAGGGATTTTTTGGTTGCCTACAATATTAATTTGAATACTACTTCGGTACGTAAGGCCAACAGTATTGCATTTGATGTTCGGGAGGCCGGCAGGGTAAAAAGGATTGGAGATCCGGTTACCGGAGAAGTTGTCAAGGACGAAAAAGGTAAGCCTGTATCTATTCCCGGAAGTTTAAAATCGGTGAAGGCGATTGGTTGGTTTATTGAGGAATATGGGGTTGCTCAAATTTCTATGAATTTGACTAATATATCTGTAACGTCGGTGCACCAAGCGTTTGATGAGGTTTGCAAAAAAGCAGAAGAGCGAGGGATTCGGGTTACCGGTTCGGAGTTGGTTGGCTTAATTCCGCTCAATTCTTTATTAGATGCAGGAAAATATTTTTTGAGAAAGCAGAAACGCAGTGTTGGAGTTAGTGAAAAGGAGTTGATAAAAATTGCGGTTAAATCGCTTGGTTTGGATGAGCTTTCACCATTCAAACCGGAGGAAAGGATTATAGAGTATGTTTTATCGGAAAGTTCGGGCAAGAAACTTATTAGTATGAATTTGACTGAATTTGCGGATGAAACAGCATCGGAAAGTCCGGCGCCCGGTGGAGGTAGTATTTCGGCCTATGTTGGCAGTTTGGGTATTTCACTTGCTACCATGGTAGCCAATTTAAGCAGTCATAAACGAGGTTGGGATGAGCGATGGGAAGAGTTTTCTAATTGGGCGGAAAAGGGACAAAATATCAAAGATCAGTTATTAAAACTGGTGGATGAGGATACCACGGCATTTAACAAAATTATGGATGCTTTTGGTTTGCCAAAAGGAACAGACGAGGAAAAAAAAGAAAGAACCAAAGCTATCCAGTCAGCTACCAAAAATGCAATTGAGGTTCCATTTCAGGTGATGCAATTGTCGTTGAAAAGTATGGAGACAATCAAAGCCATGGCTGAAATAGGAAATCCAAATTCAGTAACGGATGCCGGAGTTGGGGCATTATGTGCCAGAACCGCCGTAATTGGGGCATTTATGAATGTGAAAATCAATGCTTCCGGTTATTCAGACAAGGCATATGTATCAGAAATACTTAGTAAAGGAAACAGTATTCAAGCGGAGGCCATTCGGTTAGAAGCCGAAATTATTGCCTTAGTTGAATCTAAAATTTCAAGTAATTAG
- a CDS encoding O-methyltransferase, which produces MDFLPQAIEAYSDFFTEPESELLQELNRETYAKVLMPRMLSGHIQGRVLSMLSKMIQPKVILEIGTFTGYSAICLAEGLKKDGKLITIDINDELEGMVRRFVERSDYGSQIDVRIGKALDIIPLLNETYDLVFIDADKENYSAYFDLVLDRVRPGGFIIADNVLWSGKVLMKESEMDRDTLALHQFNQKIHSDARVENVLFPIRDGLMIIRKKV; this is translated from the coding sequence ATGGATTTTTTGCCCCAAGCGATTGAAGCGTATTCCGATTTTTTTACAGAACCGGAAAGTGAATTACTTCAAGAGTTAAATCGAGAAACCTATGCCAAGGTTTTGATGCCAAGGATGTTATCAGGCCATATTCAAGGCAGGGTTTTATCCATGTTAAGTAAAATGATTCAACCAAAAGTGATTTTGGAAATTGGAACATTTACCGGGTATTCGGCTATTTGTTTGGCGGAAGGCCTGAAAAAGGATGGAAAGTTAATCACCATTGATATCAATGATGAGTTGGAAGGAATGGTAAGGCGATTTGTGGAGAGGTCAGATTATGGTTCACAAATAGACGTTAGGATTGGAAAGGCTTTGGATATTATACCGTTGCTGAATGAAACCTACGATTTGGTTTTTATTGATGCAGACAAAGAAAACTATTCGGCTTACTTTGATTTGGTATTAGATCGGGTAAGGCCCGGGGGATTTATAATTGCCGACAATGTTTTGTGGAGCGGGAAAGTACTTATGAAGGAGAGTGAAATGGATAGAGACACCTTGGCCTTGCATCAGTTCAACCAAAAGATTCATTCTGATGCTAGGGTGGAAAATGTTCTATTTCCTATACGGGATGGTTTGATGATTATCAGGAAAAAGGTTTAA
- the xerD gene encoding site-specific tyrosine recombinase XerD: protein MDNEKVLNRYRRYLQLERGLSENTLESYFRDIRLLFQFSTLELNGKPINSINYHDLLAFLNHLTQIGIAASSQARTISGIRSFYDFLLLEKMIEANPTELVELPHQARKLPDVLSASEIDQMLQLIDRSTPEGERNLAMLETLYGSGLRVSELVQLKISDLYLEDEFVKILGKGSKERLVPLSPVSIRLISNYIQHVRIHLPQQKGFEDCLFLNNRGRELSRVMVFLIIKKLTQQAGISKNISPHTFRHSFATHLVENGADLRVVQELLGHSSITTTEIYTHLDKSYLRDTIEKFLKR from the coding sequence TTGGACAACGAAAAAGTTTTAAATAGATACCGCAGATACCTCCAATTGGAACGAGGACTGTCTGAAAACACCCTCGAAAGTTATTTTAGAGACATTCGTTTATTATTTCAATTTTCAACTTTGGAATTGAATGGAAAACCAATTAATTCTATAAACTATCATGACCTTCTTGCTTTTCTAAACCACCTTACCCAAATAGGAATTGCTGCCTCCTCTCAAGCAAGAACCATTTCTGGAATACGAAGTTTTTACGACTTTCTTCTATTAGAAAAAATGATAGAAGCAAACCCAACAGAATTGGTAGAACTTCCGCATCAGGCAAGAAAGCTTCCGGATGTACTTTCCGCTTCCGAAATCGATCAAATGCTCCAATTAATCGATCGTTCAACCCCGGAGGGTGAACGCAACCTGGCTATGCTGGAAACCCTTTATGGAAGCGGATTAAGGGTTTCAGAACTAGTACAATTAAAAATTTCAGACTTATACCTGGAGGATGAATTTGTAAAAATATTGGGAAAAGGTTCTAAAGAACGTTTAGTCCCCTTAAGCCCCGTTTCTATCCGACTCATTTCGAACTATATTCAACATGTTCGAATTCATCTACCCCAACAAAAAGGATTCGAAGATTGCCTTTTTCTTAATAACAGAGGTAGAGAACTCTCTCGGGTTATGGTTTTCCTTATCATTAAGAAACTAACCCAACAAGCCGGAATTTCTAAAAACATCTCTCCCCACACCTTTCGACATTCCTTTGCAACACATTTGGTTGAAAATGGTGCCGATTTAAGAGTGGTTCAGGAATTATTAGGGCATTCAAGTATTACCACAACTGAAATTTACACTCACTTGGATAAATCCTATTTGAGAGATACCATTGAAAAATTCCTCAAACGTTGA
- a CDS encoding quinone-dependent dihydroorotate dehydrogenase: MYKKIIKPIFFLFDPEEVHYFVFDLLRFLYYLPFIHSAVKWYYTVNHAGLRRKVMGLDFENPIGMAAGFDKDARLYEALESFGFGFVEIGTVTPVGQPGNPKPRLFRLPLDEALINRMGFNNEGCLGAAQRLSERKSGMIIGGNIGKNKDTPNEFAKEDYIKCLKVLYPFVDYFVVNVSSPNTPNLRALQDKGPLQEILRSVVDEMKRHSHYKPICLKIAPDLSFSQIDEIIEIVIDCGIDGVIATNTTISREGLKTNEIQLGEIGGGGVSGKPLKSRSTEIIRYLRKNGQGKFAIIGVGGIQSTEDAMEKLVAGADLVQIYTGFIYEGPGIVKKINKGLLKSGFPKHPQGLA, encoded by the coding sequence GTGTATAAAAAAATAATAAAGCCAATATTCTTCCTCTTTGATCCAGAAGAGGTTCACTATTTTGTATTTGATTTGCTAAGGTTTTTGTACTATTTGCCATTTATCCATTCGGCTGTAAAATGGTACTACACCGTAAACCATGCCGGATTGCGGAGAAAAGTAATGGGATTGGATTTTGAGAATCCAATAGGAATGGCAGCAGGTTTTGATAAGGATGCCAGGTTATACGAAGCTTTGGAATCTTTTGGATTTGGATTTGTTGAAATTGGTACTGTTACACCTGTAGGACAACCCGGGAATCCCAAGCCACGTTTATTCAGGCTTCCATTGGATGAGGCCTTAATTAATCGTATGGGTTTTAACAATGAAGGATGTTTAGGAGCTGCCCAGCGACTTTCGGAACGAAAATCCGGGATGATAATTGGAGGTAACATAGGTAAGAATAAAGATACGCCAAATGAATTTGCAAAAGAGGATTATATTAAGTGTTTAAAAGTGCTTTATCCATTTGTAGATTATTTTGTTGTGAATGTTAGTTCGCCCAATACTCCAAATTTAAGAGCATTGCAAGATAAGGGGCCACTGCAAGAAATATTACGATCGGTTGTTGATGAAATGAAAAGACATTCACATTACAAGCCCATTTGTTTAAAGATTGCACCTGATTTATCCTTTAGTCAGATAGACGAAATAATTGAGATTGTTATTGATTGTGGAATCGATGGAGTAATTGCGACCAATACAACGATTTCTAGGGAAGGATTGAAAACAAATGAAATCCAATTAGGAGAAATTGGTGGTGGAGGGGTAAGTGGAAAGCCTTTAAAATCAAGATCAACCGAGATTATTAGGTATTTAAGGAAAAACGGACAAGGAAAATTTGCCATCATAGGGGTTGGAGGGATTCAATCGACTGAAGATGCCATGGAGAAGTTAGTTGCAGGTGCTGATTTAGTTCAGATTTATACTGGTTTTATTTATGAAGGTCCCGGTATCGTTAAAAAGATAAATAAAGGTCTTTTGAAATCCGGATTTCCAAAACATCCACAAGGTTTGGCATAA
- a CDS encoding DUF4476 domain-containing protein produces MKRSILFLGLLLMVKFSQAQCNAVFFSDGGEKFYVILNGLKYNDQAQTNVRVENLKPQAYVAKIIFDNTYLGVIDDKIIMEVGKERTYQIRKKKIRENGIDKEVYVMKWMSETFITSDVQATSGVYQAPNNSQPVVQLNQPVQPQGQPVVQINQTPPPVTPPVTNLPPGTTSQTTTTTTTTYGTVGNPNSVNVNLPGFNVNMNINDPGYYPPANTTYQQTTTTTYNTPPPVQPVQPLPPPTPTVYSMPGYNGPVGCPWPANQADFQSMKQSIASKTFEDTKLQVAKQILNNNCLTSSQVKEIMMIFTFEDSKLNFAKYAYGYTFDIGNYYKVNDAFTFSSSIDELNDYISGR; encoded by the coding sequence ATGAAAAGATCAATACTTTTTTTGGGTTTACTTTTAATGGTTAAATTTTCTCAAGCCCAATGCAATGCAGTGTTTTTCTCTGATGGAGGAGAAAAGTTTTATGTGATTCTGAATGGTTTGAAATACAATGACCAGGCCCAAACCAATGTTAGGGTTGAAAATTTAAAACCACAAGCCTATGTTGCTAAAATTATATTTGACAACACGTATTTGGGAGTGATTGATGATAAAATCATTATGGAAGTGGGTAAAGAAAGGACCTATCAAATACGGAAGAAAAAGATAAGAGAGAATGGAATAGATAAAGAAGTGTATGTAATGAAATGGATGAGTGAGACCTTTATCACCAGCGATGTTCAGGCTACATCTGGGGTTTATCAAGCACCAAATAATTCTCAACCTGTAGTGCAATTGAACCAACCGGTGCAGCCTCAAGGACAACCGGTGGTTCAAATTAATCAAACGCCTCCGCCTGTAACACCACCTGTAACTAATCTACCTCCGGGTACAACTTCCCAAACCACCACCACTACAACTACCACTTATGGCACTGTTGGAAACCCTAATTCTGTAAATGTAAATTTACCAGGATTTAATGTGAATATGAATATTAATGATCCGGGGTACTATCCACCTGCCAATACCACCTATCAACAAACAACTACTACTACCTACAATACGCCTCCTCCGGTGCAACCGGTTCAACCCTTACCGCCACCAACTCCTACCGTGTATTCAATGCCCGGTTACAATGGACCGGTTGGATGTCCTTGGCCGGCGAATCAGGCCGATTTTCAAAGTATGAAGCAGTCTATAGCTTCCAAAACATTTGAAGATACCAAATTGCAGGTTGCCAAACAGATTCTAAATAACAACTGCTTAACCTCTAGTCAAGTAAAGGAGATTATGATGATTTTTACATTTGAAGATTCCAAATTAAATTTTGCCAAATATGCCTATGGTTATACTTTTGATATAGGTAATTATTACAAAGTGAACGATGCTTTTACCTTTTCATCCAGCATTGATGAATTAAATGATTATATATCTGGCAGGTAA
- a CDS encoding glycosyltransferase, which yields MNAAHIVFLSYDGMTDPLGQSQVIPYLAGLSKKGFQITIVSFEKSDRYEKFKDTIQNLLHQHHISWEPLSYTPKPPVFSTVYDLWQLFRKIKAIHKQKPIKLLHCRSYITSLAGLSFKFNHQIPFLFDMRAFYADERVDGGIWNLKNPVFNQIYSFFKKKELEFLTSADYTISLTNAGKKIIHSWKTIPNQPIRIQVIPCCADLNHFDFHSLQTNKVEEFQRKLGLQPKETVISPDRELVVSYLGSLGTWYMEKEMFQFFKVLKSKYPLAKFLLITPDSKESIVKKAAENQVNEKDLVIIFGNRADVPTLVSLSHFSLFFIQPLFSKQGSSPTKHGEILGMGVPVVCNTGVGDVEEIVTSTNSGLLVHHFQENDYLQVITNLPGLISRPPTDFRNAAIQWYSLESGINRYFEVYQAILNT from the coding sequence ATGAATGCTGCACATATTGTTTTTTTATCATACGACGGAATGACCGACCCCTTGGGCCAAAGTCAGGTAATTCCTTACTTAGCAGGACTTTCAAAAAAAGGATTTCAAATAACTATTGTAAGTTTTGAAAAATCGGATAGATACGAGAAATTTAAAGACACCATTCAAAATCTCCTTCATCAACATCATATTAGTTGGGAACCGCTTTCCTATACACCCAAACCACCCGTATTCTCAACCGTTTATGACCTATGGCAATTGTTTCGGAAAATTAAAGCTATTCATAAACAGAAACCAATTAAATTGCTTCACTGCCGAAGTTACATCACCTCCCTGGCTGGTTTATCATTTAAGTTCAACCATCAGATTCCATTTCTTTTTGACATGAGAGCATTTTATGCCGATGAAAGGGTTGACGGAGGTATTTGGAATCTTAAAAACCCTGTGTTCAATCAAATTTACTCATTTTTTAAAAAGAAAGAACTCGAGTTCCTTACATCTGCCGACTATACCATTTCTTTAACCAACGCCGGAAAAAAAATAATTCATTCCTGGAAAACAATCCCTAATCAACCAATTCGCATTCAAGTTATCCCTTGTTGTGCAGACCTAAATCACTTCGATTTTCATTCCTTACAAACAAATAAAGTGGAAGAATTTCAAAGAAAATTAGGACTTCAACCCAAAGAAACTGTTATTTCTCCTGATCGAGAACTTGTGGTTTCCTACCTTGGGTCACTTGGAACCTGGTATATGGAAAAAGAAATGTTTCAATTTTTCAAGGTTCTTAAATCGAAGTATCCACTTGCTAAATTCTTACTAATTACTCCGGACTCCAAAGAATCTATTGTAAAAAAAGCGGCAGAAAATCAGGTAAACGAGAAAGATCTGGTGATTATCTTTGGGAATCGTGCAGATGTTCCAACATTGGTCAGCCTTTCTCATTTTTCACTTTTCTTTATTCAACCCCTATTTTCTAAACAAGGTTCTTCCCCTACCAAACATGGAGAAATCCTTGGTATGGGTGTTCCGGTGGTTTGCAACACTGGTGTAGGGGATGTTGAAGAAATTGTAACTTCTACCAATAGTGGATTGCTGGTACACCATTTTCAAGAAAATGATTACCTTCAAGTAATTACCAATTTACCCGGCCTTATCTCTCGCCCTCCAACTGATTTTAGAAACGCCGCTATTCAATGGTATTCATTAGAATCAGGCATTAATCGATATTTTGAAGTATACCAGGCAATACTTAATACCTAA